In Zingiber officinale cultivar Zhangliang chromosome 3B, Zo_v1.1, whole genome shotgun sequence, a single window of DNA contains:
- the LOC121968616 gene encoding 3-oxoacyl-[acyl-carrier-protein] reductase FabG-like isoform X2, protein MSTTISMRSMSCSTSPRGIAAVIGVGPKLGRSVASKFAHEGYTVAILARDLGKLSALAEEIACEAKAQVFAIRIDCSDSKSVREAFEVVLSLGFLEVLVFNACEPPVSSPPISFTAVTAQSFERSLSVSAVGAFHCAQHVIPGMVERRRGTIIFTGSSASLIGFAGYCELSCGKFALRGLSQCLAREFQSSGIHVTHVIIDGVIGSPRTQRWIQMH, encoded by the exons ATGTCGACGACAATTAGCATGCGGTCCATGTCATGCTCCACCTCCCCCCGCGGCATCGCCGCCGTCATCGGCGTCGGCCCCAAGCTCGGCCGCTCCGTCGCCAGCAAGTTCGCTCACGAAGGCTACACCGTCGCCATTCTGGCCCGCGACCTCG GTAAGCTATCTGCGTTGGCGGAGGAGATCGCCTGCGAGGCGAAGGCGCAGGTGTTTGCCATCCGCATCGACTGTTCCGACTCCAAGTCGGTCCGCGAGGCCTTCGAGGTGGTGCTCTCCCTCGGCTTCCTCGAAGTGCTGGTGTTCAATGCATGCGAGCCGCCCGTCTCCAGCCCACCCATCAGTTTCACGGCCGTCACCGCCCAATCCTTCGAGCGCTCCCTCTCCGTCTCCGCTGTCGGAGCCTTCCACTGCGCCCAACAT GTGATTCCCGGCATGGTGGAGAGGCGCAGAGGCACCATAATCTTCACCGGTTCTTCCGCCTCGCTTATTGGATTTGCAGGCTACTGCGAGCTAA GCTGTGGTAAATTTGCTCTGAGGGGATTGTCTCAATGCCTTGCGAGAGAGTTCCAATCGTCTGGAATTCACGTCACGCATGTCATCATCGACGGGGTTATTGGTTCTCCAAG AACACAACGTTGGATCCAGATGCATTAG
- the LOC121967698 gene encoding protein ANTAGONIST OF LIKE HETEROCHROMATIN PROTEIN 1-like produces the protein MDDLSSLLMLSNLLHLQTYLDPTTSSPPSPSSFPSTSSAAAPLLFFAIASVLSYASSSLRDRRPRRRRRCHSSSSLSPPPRPSRSLASASSAFFLSPDRALSMDPSSRDTRFRSLYGISYPIFETLLKSLRHLDAASLPSSLPLDRALSISLSRLSRGLSSRSLARSLGVSPSIVSRCTHALTRLLSTRLYPHYVTLPTTPDHLLSTIQFFKDLTGLPNLAAAIASSPVRLRPSSPSDSAAEYGADLLRSTSRSFPSILLQAVSDHRKIFLDACVRAPGSSDPASHFRESSLYHRLLDEDNPLPFRDNIITVRGQRARSYLIGDSSYPLLPFLLTPFSTPASSVSSASSSGAYAREMFDSAVAKGRAASVEAAIALLKGRWKILRNLNVGLDHAAQTVVACVVLHNMCQFAKEPEDEGRYMWRDPPESSQSASLVDSERSLSYLGKTLRQALADDLYERQHKHSSGAR, from the coding sequence ATGGACGATCTGTCTTCGTTGTTGATGCTTTCCAACCTCCTCCACCTCCAAACCTACCTCGATCCCACCACCTCCTCCCCCCCTTCGCCCTCTTCCTTCCCCTCCACCTCCTCTGCCGctgctcctctcctcttcttcgccATCGCCTCCGTCCTCTCCTACGCCTCCTCCTCCCTCCGTGATCGCCGCCCTCGCCGTCGCCGCCGCTGCCACAGCTCCTCCTCCCTTTCACCGCCGCCCCGCCCTTCCCGTTCTCTCGCCTCCGCCTCCTCAGCCTTCTTCCTTTCCCCCGATCGCGCTCTCTCCATGGATCCGTCTTCCCGTGACACCCGCTTCCGATCCTTGTACGGGATCTCCTACCCCATCTTCGAAACCCTCCTCAAGAGCCTCCGCCACCTTGACGCCGCTTCGCTCCCCTCTTCTCTCCCACTCGACCGCGCTCTCTCCATCTCCCTCTCCCGCCTCTCCCGAGGCCTCTCCTCACGCTCCCTAGCCAGATCCCTCGGCGTTTCCCCCAGCATCGTCTCCCGCTGCACTCACGCCCTCACCCGCCTTCTCTCCACACGTCTATACCCCCACTACGTCACCCTTCCGACCACCCCCGACCACCTCCTCTCCACCATTCAGTTCTTCAAGGATCTCACTGGCCTGCCTAACCTTGCTGCCGCCATCGCATCCTCCCCCGTCCGCCTCCGCCCCTCGTCACCTTCCGATTCGGCTGCCGAGTATGGTGCCGATCTCCTCCGATCGACGAGTCGTTCCTTCCCCTCCATCCTCCTCCAGGCCGTTTCCGACCACCGCAAGATCTTCTTGGACGCCTGTGTTCGGGCACCCGGTTCCTCGGATCCCGCCTCCCACTTCCGCGAGAGCAGCTTGTACCACCGCCTCCTCGACGAGGACAACCCCCTCCCCTTTCGGGACAATATCATCACCGTCCGTGGTCAACGTGCCCGCTCTTACCTCATTGGTGACTCGTCCTACCCGCTCCTACCCTTCCTACTCACCCCCTTTTCTACGCCGGCGTCTTCAGTGTCATCGGCCAGTAGTTCAGGTGCATACGCACGAGAGATGTTTGATTCTGCTGTTGCTAAAGGTAGGGCGGCGTCAGTGGAGGCAGCGATTGCATTGCTGAAGGGAAGATGGAAGATTCTCCGGAATCTCAATGTGGGGCTTGATCATGCTGCTCAAACGGTTGTTGCGTGTGTGGTTCTCCACAACATGTGTCAGTTCGCAAAGGAGCCAGAGGATGAGGGGAGGTACATGTGGCGGGATCCGCCAGAGAGTTCACAATCGGCTAGCCTGGTGGATAGCGAGAGATCTCTATCCTACTTGGGTAAGACCCTACGGCAGGCGTTGGCGGATGATCTCTATGAGCGACAGCATAAGCATAGCTCAGGGGCAAGATGA
- the LOC122055227 gene encoding uncharacterized protein LOC122055227: MDKKWRRLRWTRDGCPTTRVRWHVAAICEQAGRVGRRPLVALLHVAGERNRGRLVVLSREPVEGRVCECRHHQRYCLRGHQRPGHRSTHHESLRPRQRDRDAIAPGGGRQLGHGWREEGGRDGEDLEAASQSDHGRCGGHASVGLTEGDVGDGAGAGENAEAEVTTAGEHGQRVGDVVAGGDLEQVRAHGGGGLGFARDDDGQLGLVLGPRGPSPRPLRRLNSRLTSYPPFGLHVGIRSLRLAAAPAAVHVFAGTPLYLLLLEIMVLKGSVLHAASKLQKLLRLRTYRTEYCSVEGKAMRLEQKKAELNGHSQSVGEEEDRKRKRKRKRGIAHDSFQEERDKDDPGLSGVRGRKSGLINELLAHLNLMKALLLPLCTTKKIKMTQYCLTRALFTWAESKFRNTQMQGGRGL; encoded by the exons ATGGATAAAA AATGGAGGAGGTTGCGGTGGACGAGAGATGGGTGCCCAACAACCCGAGTCCGATGGCACGTGGCTGCCATATGTGAACAGGCCGGTCGAGTCGGCCGCCGGCCCTTGGTCGCGCTCCTGCATGTTGCCGGAGAACGGAACAGAGGCCGGCTCGTCGTCCTCAGCCGGGAGCCGGTGGAAGGTCGGGTTTGTGAATGCCGCCACCACCAGCGCTACTGTCTCCGCGGACACCAGCGGCCCGGCCACCGTTCCACCCACCACGAGTCCCTGCGGCCCCGCCAGAGAGATCGAGATGCTATCGCCCCCGGCGGCGGACGACAGCTTGGCCATGGCTGGCGGGAGGAAGGTGGCCGAGACGGAGAGGATCTCGAAGCGGCCTCGCAAAGTGATCATGGCCGGTGCGGCGGCCATGCCTCCGTGGGGCTGACGGAGGGAGACGTTGGCGACGGCGCCGGTGCCGGAGAGAACGCAGAAGCCGAGGTTACGACGGCGGGAGAACACGGCCAGCGAGTCGGCGATGTCGTGGCCGGGGGAGATCTCGAGCAAGTGCGGGCGCATGGCGGCGGAGGGCTCGGCTTCGCGCGTGATGACGACGGGCAGCTTGGGCTTGTTCTTGGACCCCGGGGGCCGTCCCCGCGGCCGCTTCGCCGCCTCAATAGTCGACTCACCTCCTACCCTCCCTTTGGGCTCCACGTCGGGATTCGGTCTCTTCGCCTCGCCGCTGCTCCGGCTGCTGTCCACGTCTTCGCAGGGACTCCCCTGTACTTGTTGCTGTTGGAGATAATGGTGCTGAAGGGATCTGTCCTTCATGCCGCGAGCAAACTGCAGAAGTTGTTGAGACTTAGAACGTATAGAACAGAGTACTGCTCAGTTGAGGGAAAGGCTATGAGGCTGGAGCAAAAGAAGGCCGAGTTAAATGGGCACTCGCAGAGCGTTGGGGAAGAA GAAGATAGAAAGAGAAAGcgaaagagaaagagaggaatcGCACATGACAGCTTCCAGGAGGAGAGGGATAAAGATGACCCTGGACTCTCTGGAGTGAGAGGGAGAAAGAGCGGTTTAATCAATGAACTCCTCGCTCACCTTAATTTAATGAAAGCTCTTCTTCTTCCACTGTGCACGACAAAAAAGATAAAGATGACCCAATATTGCTTGACTCGCGCTTTGTTTACATGGGCAGAGAGCAAGTTCCGCAATACACAAATGCAAGGTGGGAGAGGCCTTTAG
- the LOC121968616 gene encoding 3-oxoacyl-[acyl-carrier-protein] reductase FabG-like isoform X1: MSTTISMRSMSCSTSPRGIAAVIGVGPKLGRSVASKFAHEGYTVAILARDLGKLSALAEEIACEAKAQVFAIRIDCSDSKSVREAFEVVLSLGFLEVLVFNACEPPVSSPPISFTAVTAQSFERSLSVSAVGAFHCAQHVIPGMVERRRGTIIFTGSSASLIGFAGYCELSCGKFALRGLSQCLAREFQSSGIHVTHVIIDGVIGSPRSSIGEQNTTLDPDALAQTYWHIHTQKKGAWTQEIDLRASVDRPL, encoded by the exons ATGTCGACGACAATTAGCATGCGGTCCATGTCATGCTCCACCTCCCCCCGCGGCATCGCCGCCGTCATCGGCGTCGGCCCCAAGCTCGGCCGCTCCGTCGCCAGCAAGTTCGCTCACGAAGGCTACACCGTCGCCATTCTGGCCCGCGACCTCG GTAAGCTATCTGCGTTGGCGGAGGAGATCGCCTGCGAGGCGAAGGCGCAGGTGTTTGCCATCCGCATCGACTGTTCCGACTCCAAGTCGGTCCGCGAGGCCTTCGAGGTGGTGCTCTCCCTCGGCTTCCTCGAAGTGCTGGTGTTCAATGCATGCGAGCCGCCCGTCTCCAGCCCACCCATCAGTTTCACGGCCGTCACCGCCCAATCCTTCGAGCGCTCCCTCTCCGTCTCCGCTGTCGGAGCCTTCCACTGCGCCCAACAT GTGATTCCCGGCATGGTGGAGAGGCGCAGAGGCACCATAATCTTCACCGGTTCTTCCGCCTCGCTTATTGGATTTGCAGGCTACTGCGAGCTAA GCTGTGGTAAATTTGCTCTGAGGGGATTGTCTCAATGCCTTGCGAGAGAGTTCCAATCGTCTGGAATTCACGTCACGCATGTCATCATCGACGGGGTTATTGGTTCTCCAAG ATCGTCAATTGGAGAACAGAACACAACGTTGGATCCAGATGCATTAGCACAAACTTACTGGCACATCCATACGCAGAAGAAGGGCGCATGGACGCAGGAGATCGACCTGCGAGCGTCCGTTGACAGGCCTCTGTAG
- the LOC121967697 gene encoding protein transport protein SEC23-like — MSEFVDLETQDGVRMTWNTFPGTKQEALSCVIPVAAMYTPLKPIPDTPVLPYSPLRCRICRSILNPFSVVDYVAKIWVCPFCFQRNHFPQHYMSISEENLPAELFPQYTTIEYASSPDTGPKMPSVFLFVVDTCLIEEEIMFLKSALSQAIELLPENSLVGLITFGTYVQVHELGFGHMPKSYVFKGSKEITKEQLLEQMCFFAGRPRPNVGVIAGPRDGLSPESIARFLLPASECEFVLNSVLEELPRDPWPVPADQRASRCTSTALSIAASLLGLCVPGSGARIMAFVGGPSTQGSGSIVSKNLSEPIRSHKDLDKGAAALYNKAVKFYEALSKQLVHQGHVLDLFACALDQVGVAELKVVVERTGGIVVLAESFGHSVFKDSLRRIFQSTDYDLGLAFNGVFEVNCSKDVKVQGIIGPCASLEKKGPLCAETVVGQGNTTAWKMCGLDKKTSLCLIFEIARKDGPESISQHTSNQFYFQFLTYYQHSDGQMRLRVTTLSRRWVTGSADVQDLLAGFDQEAAAAVMARLVSLKMEIEDDFDPIRWLDRSLIRLCSKFGDYQKDSPSSFSLSPRLSIFPQFMFHLRRSQFVQVFNNSPDETAYYRMILNRENVANAVVMIQPSLISYSFHSSPEPVLLDVTAIAADRILLLDSYFSVVVFHGASIAQWRNSGYQNQPEHETFAYLLKAPREEADAIMKERFPVPRLVVCDQHGSQARFLLVKLNPSVTYNSNNPPPPGGDILFTDDVSLEVFLDHLQRLAVQ; from the exons ATGTCGGAGTTCGTCGACCTAGAGACACAGGATGGAGTGCGGATGACATGGAACACATTCCCGGGCACAAAGCAGGAAGCTTTGAGCTGCGTGATACCAGTTGCCGCTATGTACACTCCTCTAAAACCTATCCCTGATACGCCAGTGTTGCCTTACTCGCCTCTTAGGTGTCGGATCTGTCGCTCCATACTCAACCCTTTCTCTGTTGTTGACTATGTTGCCAAGATTTGGGTATGCCCATTTTGCTTTCAGCGGAATCACTTTCCCCAGCATTATATGTCAATTTCTGAGGAAAACCTCCCTGCTGAGCTTTTTCCTCAGTATACAACCATTGAGTATGCATCCTCCCCAGATACTGGCCCTAAAATGCCTTCAGTGTTCCTCTTTGTTGTTGACACATGTCTGATAGAGGAGGAGATTATGTTCTTGAAGTCTGCCTTGTCGCAGGCCATTGAGCTTTTGCCTGAGAATTCCCTTGTTGGTTTAATCACTTTTGGAACTTATGTACAG GTTCATGAATTAGGGTTTGGACATATGCCAAAATCTTACGTGTTTAAGGGATCAAAGGAAATCACTAAGGAGCAGCTCCTGGAGCAAATGTGTTTCTTTGCTGGGAGGCCAAGGCCCAATGTGGGGGTAATTGCAGGGCCTAGGGATGGCCTCTCACCAGAGAGTATTGCTAGATTCCTCTTGCCTGCCTCAGAATGCGAATTTGTCTTGAATTCA GTACTTGAAGAGCTTCCAAGAGACCCTTGGCCTGTTCCAGCTGACCAACGTGCATCAAGATGTACAAGTACTGCATTAAGTATTGCAGCTAGTTTGTTGGGGCTCTGTGTTCCTGGTTCAGGAGCAAGGATAATGGCTTTTGTTGGTGGCCCATCTACCCAAGGATCAGGATCA ATTGTATCAAAGAATCTTTCTGAACCAATTCGTTCTCACAAAGATCTTGATAAAGGAGCTGCTGCACTTTATAATAAAGCCGTCAAATTCTATGAGGCCCTTTCAAAGCAACTTGTTCACCAAGGCCATGTGCTAGATTTGTTTGCTTGTGCACTTGATCAG GTTGGTGTGGCAGAACTTAAAGTTGTAGTTGAGAGAACAGGAGGTATTGTTGTTCTAGCAGAGAGTTTTGGACACTCTGTTTTTAAGGATTCACTTCGACGAATTTTTCAGTCAACTGATTATGATCTTGGTTTAGCATTCAA CGGTGTGTTCGAAGTTAATTGCTCAAAGGATGTAAAAGTTCAGGGTATCATAGGTCCCTGTGCTTCTCTTGAAAAA AAAGGGCCTCTTTGTGCAGAGACGGTTGTTGGTCAGGGGAACACAACTGCTTGGAAGATGTGTGGACTTGATAAAAAGACATCATTATGTCTGATATTTGAGATAGCCAGGAAAGATGGTCCAGAATCAATCTCTCAACATACGAGCAACCAATTCTACTTCCAATTTTTGACATA TTATCAACATAGTGATGGTCAAATGAGATTACGAGTGACTACTCTGTCTAGAAGATGGGTAACTGGTTCTGCTGATGTGCAG GATTTGCTTGCTGGTTTTGATCAAGAAGCTGCTGCTGCAGTCATGGCACGTTTAGTTTCTCTTAAGATGGAAATAGAG GATGATTTTGATCCAATAAGGTGGCTTGATCGATCGCTGATCCGATTATGTTCCAAGTTTGGGGATTACCAGAAAGACAGCCCTTCCTCTTTTAGTTTGTCTCCACGTTTATCGATATTTCCTCAGTTTATGTTTCATTTGAGGCGTTCACAATTTGTGCAG GTCTTTAACAATAGCCCTGATGAGACAGCATACTACAGGATGATTCTCAACCGAGAGAATGTTGCAAATGCAGTTGTCATGATCCAACCATCACTGATTTCTTACTCCTTTCATTCTTCCCCTGAACCAGTTCTTCTGGATGTAACTGCAATTGCTGCCGACAGGATCCTTCTTCTGGATTCATATTTTAGTGTAGTTGTATTTCATGGAGCAAGCATTGCACAATGGCGAAATTCTGGCTACCAAAATCAACCTGAACATGAG ACATTTGCTTATTTGCTTAAAGCTCCACGTGAGGAAGCAGATGCAATAATGAAAGAGCGATTTCCTGTTCCTCGTTTAGTTGTTTGTGACCAGCATGGCTCTCAG GCTCGTTTCCTTTTGGTGAAACTGAACCCATCCGTCACATACAACTCCAACAATCCTCCCCCACCTGGTGGAGATATCTTATTCACAGATGATGTTAGCCTTGAAGTCTTCCTTGATCATCTTCAGCGACTTGCAGTTCAGTAA